A single Populus nigra chromosome 13, ddPopNigr1.1, whole genome shotgun sequence DNA region contains:
- the LOC133670571 gene encoding cysteine-rich and transmembrane domain-containing protein WIH2-like isoform X1, with the protein MSYQKAPHDPYPPPGYSSPYPPPGYSPSAPPPPPYEGYPPPPPPHEGYPPPPPPPPPGYPGYPPPGPPPPGYPGYPPPGPPRGYQGYFAEGYPTPPGPPQYQQCCHYEHHPYQDNYGGCSSFLRGCLAALCCCCVLEECCF; encoded by the exons ATGAGTTACCAGAAAGCCCCTCATGATCCCTACCCTCCTCCAG GGTACTCATCACCTTACCCGCCTCCAGGGTACTCGCCATCAGCGCCTCCGCCACCACCATACGAAGGGtacccaccaccaccaccaccacacgAAGGGtacccaccaccaccaccaccaccacctccaggGTATCCAGGATACCCACCACCGGGGCCACCACCTCCAGGGTATCCAGGATACCCACCACCGGGGCCACCACGTGGGTACCAAGGGTATTTCGCTGAAGGGTATCCAACGCCTCCAGGTCCGCCACAGTACCAGCAGTGTTGTCATTATGAACATCACCCTTACCAGGATAATTATGGTGGTTGCTCCTCGTTCTTACGTGGATG TTTGGCCGCACTTTGTTGCTGTTGTGTGTTGGAGGAGTGCTGCTTCTAA
- the LOC133670571 gene encoding cysteine-rich and transmembrane domain-containing protein WIH2-like isoform X2, protein MSYQKAPHDPYPPPGYSPSAPPPPPYEGYPPPPPPHEGYPPPPPPPPPGYPGYPPPGPPPPGYPGYPPPGPPRGYQGYFAEGYPTPPGPPQYQQCCHYEHHPYQDNYGGCSSFLRGCLAALCCCCVLEECCF, encoded by the exons ATGAGTTACCAGAAAGCCCCTCATGATCCCTACCCTCCTCCAG GGTACTCGCCATCAGCGCCTCCGCCACCACCATACGAAGGGtacccaccaccaccaccaccacacgAAGGGtacccaccaccaccaccaccaccacctccaggGTATCCAGGATACCCACCACCGGGGCCACCACCTCCAGGGTATCCAGGATACCCACCACCGGGGCCACCACGTGGGTACCAAGGGTATTTCGCTGAAGGGTATCCAACGCCTCCAGGTCCGCCACAGTACCAGCAGTGTTGTCATTATGAACATCACCCTTACCAGGATAATTATGGTGGTTGCTCCTCGTTCTTACGTGGATG TTTGGCCGCACTTTGTTGCTGTTGTGTGTTGGAGGAGTGCTGCTTCTAA
- the LOC133670534 gene encoding uncharacterized protein LOC133670534, with protein sequence MANPITTKILFSLLLSLLLVSSSLASSDVPFIVAHKKATPRSLKSGAERVSVSIDIYNQGSSTAYDITLTDDHWPKDIFDVVSGNTSQSWDRLDAGGLLSHAFELEGKVKGMFHGSPAVITFRIPTKAALQEAYSTPILPLDVLAEKPPVQKLELVSLLLKSQIDKFISLFLSAVY encoded by the exons ATGGCAAAcccaataacaacaaaaattcTATTCTCTCTCTTACTATCTCTCCTATTGGTATCCTCATCTCTCGCTAGCTCCGATGTTCCCTTCATCGTCGCTCACAAGAAAGCCACTCCCAGAAGCCTCAAATCTGGAGCTGAGCGCGTCTCCGTCTCCATCGATATTTACAATCAAGGATCCTC GACAGCATATGATATAACTCTCACTGATGATCACTGGCCTAAAGATATATTTGATGTTGTCAGTGGCAATACTTCACAGTCATGGGACAGGCTTGATGC TGGTGGTCTCCTGTCACACGCTTTTGAATTGGAGGGCAAAGTGAAAGGAATGTTTCACGGTTCTCCAGCAGTCATTACATTCCGTATCCCCACAAAGGCTGCCCTACAG GAGGCATATTCGACTCCCATCCTGCCTCTTGATGTCCTTGCAGAAAAACCTCCAGTGCAGAAGTTGGAGTTGGTAAGTTTGTTGTTGAAATCTCAAATAGACAAATTcatatctctctttctctctgctGTTTACTGA